GGGGACGATCACTGGACGCCTGCTGGACGAAGCGGGCAAGCCGCTAGCTCGGCAAGGCATTCTGGCGGGCAGTGCGCTCGGCGAGTTGAATCTGGATCCCAAGATCGGCGAGCGCGGGTACGTGCACACCGATGACGCGGGGCGATTTCAGATCGACGAACTCGTACCGGGGCAACGCTACGACGGCCGCTTCTATCGCGAGCCAGGGAAGCCTGAGCAGACGGTGTTCGAGGGGGTGACGCTCAAGCCGGGCGAGACGATTGACTTGGGCGACGTGCAACTGAGACCGATCGGTGTGGCGCGGGTGCGCACGCATGGTGCTCAAGCTCCCGCGGTGCTGTTGGCCGCGCGAGCGCATCGCAGTGAGTGACGTGCGCGTCGCGGTGCATGCGAGCATCTCGCCCTACTAGGTTCAGCTTCAATTCACTAAACTAGGAGAAAGGCAGGCGGCGGCACCTTCGAGAACGAGCATTTACGATGAGCGATAACGACGCGTTGTTTCAGCCGCTGCAGGTCGGGGCGATCGAGTTTCCGCATCGGATTGTGATGGCGCCGTTGACGCGGGCGCGGTCGACCGACCGCGTGCCGAACGAGATGATGGCCGAGTACTACCGGCAGCGGGCCGGGGCGGCGCTCATCGTGACCGAGGCGACCGCGATCAGCGCCGAGGGGTATGGCTGGCACGGGGCGCCGGCAATGTACACCGACGAGCAGGCGGCCGGCTGGGCGCGCGTCGTCGCCGGCGTGCACGAGGCGGGCGGCCGGATTGTGCTGCAGTTGTGGCACATGGGGCGGGTGTCGCATCCCGACTACCAGGCGGGCGGGGCGGCGGCGGTGGGGCCGAGCGCGATCGCGGCCACGGGCGAAGCGCACACGCCGACGGGAAAGAAGCCGTACGTCGTGCCGCGGCAGTTGACGATCGGCGACGTCAAGCGAATCGTCGGCGACTATGCAACGGCGACGCGGCGGGCTCGCGAGGCGGGGTTCGACGGCGTCGAGATTCACGGCGCCAATGGTTACCTTATCGACCAATTCTTGCGCGACGGTTCGAACCAGCGCCGCGACGAGTATGGCGGTTCGGTTGAGAATCGGAGTCGGTTTCTACGCGAGGTAATCGAAGCGGTGACGGCGGCGTGGTCGGCCGATCGAACTGGCTTGCGGGTAAGCCCGACGATGAACGGGCAGGGGATGTCGGACAGCGATCCGATCGGACTCTATTCGTACGTCGGCGAGATGCTGAATCAGTACGGGCTCGCTTACTTGCACGTGGCGGAGTCGATTCGGCCGGGGCGGTTGTTCAACGCGGACGCGCCGCGGGTGACGCCGTCGATTCGCGCGGCGTATCGCGGCGTGCTGATTGCCAACGGCGGCTACGACAAGCAAACCGCGGCCGCGGCGATTCGCGACGGCGCGGCCGATGCGATTGCATTCGGGCAGCCATTTATCGCGAACCCCGATTTGCCGACGCGGCTGCGAAGCGATGCGCCGCTGAATGAGCCGAACGTGGCGACGTACTACTCAGAGGGTGCGGCGGGGTACACGGACTATCCTCTAATGCCCTAGTCAATATGCGACACCGTTAGACAATTAGCGTCAACGCGGCGTTTTCTGAGTTACCGCACTTTAAGTTGACGCACGCTGGCAAGCCGTGGCGGCCACTGTCTGCAATGGATTATGCAATGGGTCGGTCGCCGCTTCAAAGTGCACGTCGAGAGTACGATTGTAGTGCTTATCGCCGATCGTTGGCGAGTTGCCCATCCACGCCGCGGTGACGTGCGATGGGAACACTTCGTTCCAATCCGTCTGCCGGCTCGCGCGCAGCGTGTGCAGCACTCTCGGCTATTGGTCGAGACCGAGTTTTTTGACGACTCGCTTCAGTCGCTTGCCGTAAACGCCGTCGCCTTCGCCCAACATGCCCGGCAGGACCAATTCTTCGCCTTCAGCGGCTCGGTCAAACTGCTGCTCGAGCAACGGTATCACCTCCGGGGCGATCGGCACGACGCGCAGATCGATCGTCCTGAAAATTCTTGCCGAGTACGAAGCACGCCTCGACGCCGAAGAGGCTGAGCGTGCAGGCCGTCGCTCCATCTCCAGCTGCAACCGTCGGAGGGGAGCATGAGCATCGTCAGCGAAGTCATCGAGCGACAACAGCACAACTGCAACGTCGCACGTGCCAAACGATCGGTCTGGCGTCAGCTGGAGTGGGACAATTTGTCGCATCTGTACGTTGAACCGCCGCGGCGAACAGCACGCCCGCGAGATCGCCCGAAAGGAAAACGCCCAATGACCGACTCCCTCCCCGACCCGATTCGCCGACGGCTCCGCGGCGACGAAATCGATCCTCAAGAGTTCGTCAACATCGCCCAGCAGTCT
This sequence is a window from Lacipirellula parvula. Protein-coding genes within it:
- a CDS encoding alkene reductase; this translates as MSDNDALFQPLQVGAIEFPHRIVMAPLTRARSTDRVPNEMMAEYYRQRAGAALIVTEATAISAEGYGWHGAPAMYTDEQAAGWARVVAGVHEAGGRIVLQLWHMGRVSHPDYQAGGAAAVGPSAIAATGEAHTPTGKKPYVVPRQLTIGDVKRIVGDYATATRRAREAGFDGVEIHGANGYLIDQFLRDGSNQRRDEYGGSVENRSRFLREVIEAVTAAWSADRTGLRVSPTMNGQGMSDSDPIGLYSYVGEMLNQYGLAYLHVAESIRPGRLFNADAPRVTPSIRAAYRGVLIANGGYDKQTAAAAIRDGAADAIAFGQPFIANPDLPTRLRSDAPLNEPNVATYYSEGAAGYTDYPLMP